In Promicromonospora sp. Populi, one genomic interval encodes:
- a CDS encoding AbgT family transporter: MTTTSNPAAPGTEPDRLPRVLRALAVVERIGNALPHPFWLFWLLAAILGVTSAALAAAGVSVISPADGEEVVVQNLLSGEGLAMAVSTAIDNFATFGPMGTIVAVIMGVAIAERTGFLSAAMKVSVSRVPVGWVVFAVAFAGTVSHVASAAAYIILVPLGGLAFRAVGKSPILGVVVAYTSIASGYDASPIPTPNDAIFAGITTEAARIIDPTAYISPVSNWYFNIGSSLLLAIVITLVTNLVLAKRPDLGADPDADLEDVEGLELSPRDRSALRAALLSGLGAILVVVAVVLPPSSPLRGENGSLTESPFLDGIAAIVAVLFALVGIVYGWRSGAITKAGDVPKLMAEGVRQMAPVLVLFFAIAQFLAYFDWTHIGDVIAVNSAEALETSGVPIWVVFLAILALLSLVNVLVTSGSAMWAIAAPVVVPMLMLLDVPAETTQALFRIADSGSTAITPMSPYFIMALGFLQRYRKNAGIGTLASYTLPLAVCMTIAWTALFFAWWALGIPLGPGAPVR, translated from the coding sequence ATGACCACCACGTCCAACCCGGCGGCTCCCGGCACCGAGCCGGACCGCCTGCCCCGCGTGCTGCGGGCGCTCGCCGTCGTCGAGCGCATCGGCAACGCCCTGCCCCACCCGTTCTGGCTGTTCTGGCTCCTCGCGGCGATCCTCGGCGTGACCAGCGCCGCACTTGCCGCCGCGGGTGTCTCCGTGATCTCCCCGGCCGATGGCGAGGAGGTGGTGGTCCAGAACCTGCTCAGCGGTGAAGGGCTCGCCATGGCCGTCTCGACGGCCATCGACAACTTCGCCACGTTCGGCCCGATGGGCACCATCGTCGCCGTCATCATGGGTGTCGCGATCGCGGAGCGCACCGGCTTCCTGTCGGCGGCCATGAAGGTCTCCGTGTCCCGCGTGCCGGTCGGCTGGGTCGTCTTCGCCGTCGCGTTCGCCGGCACCGTCTCGCACGTCGCGAGCGCCGCCGCGTACATCATCCTGGTGCCGCTGGGCGGGCTCGCCTTCCGGGCGGTCGGCAAGTCGCCGATCCTCGGCGTCGTCGTGGCCTACACGTCCATCGCCTCCGGGTACGACGCGAGCCCGATCCCGACGCCGAACGACGCGATCTTCGCGGGCATCACCACGGAGGCCGCGCGGATCATCGACCCGACGGCGTACATCTCGCCGGTCAGCAACTGGTACTTCAACATCGGGTCCTCGCTGCTGCTGGCGATCGTGATCACCCTGGTCACGAACCTGGTCCTGGCCAAGCGCCCCGACCTCGGCGCCGACCCGGACGCGGACCTGGAAGACGTCGAGGGCCTCGAGCTCTCGCCGCGTGACCGGTCCGCGCTGCGCGCTGCGCTGCTGTCCGGCCTGGGCGCGATCCTGGTGGTCGTCGCGGTGGTGCTGCCGCCGTCGTCCCCGCTGCGCGGGGAGAACGGGAGCCTGACCGAGTCGCCGTTCCTGGACGGGATCGCGGCCATCGTGGCCGTGCTGTTCGCCCTGGTCGGCATCGTGTACGGGTGGCGGTCGGGGGCGATCACCAAGGCGGGCGACGTGCCGAAGCTCATGGCCGAGGGCGTGCGCCAGATGGCGCCCGTGCTGGTGCTGTTCTTCGCCATCGCCCAGTTCCTGGCGTACTTCGACTGGACCCACATCGGCGACGTCATCGCCGTGAACTCGGCGGAGGCGCTGGAGACCAGCGGTGTGCCGATCTGGGTGGTGTTCCTGGCGATCCTCGCGCTGCTGTCCCTGGTCAACGTGCTCGTGACCAGCGGTTCGGCGATGTGGGCCATCGCGGCACCCGTCGTCGTGCCGATGCTGATGCTGCTGGACGTGCCCGCCGAGACCACGCAGGCGCTGTTCCGCATCGCTGACTCCGGGTCGACCGCCATCACGCCGATGAGCCCGTACTTCATCATGGCGCTCGGCTTCCTCCAGCGGTATCGGAAGAACGCCGGCATCGGCACCCTCGCGTCGTACACGCTGCCGCTCGCGGTCTGCATGACGATCGCCTGGACGGCGCTGTTCTTCGCCTGGTGGGCCCTAGGCATCCCGCTGGGGCCGGGCGCCCCGGTGCGGTGA
- a CDS encoding PHB depolymerase family esterase has product MSTTTASPAHAGPGGARRRPGRRAALLTALALAVPGLAGPIGATSASAIPVLPDAATSPSGSTIQALGRSEGCGTDPGQEPGSSVLRTLTSDGRERTVQLHLPDGYRSDRAWPVVLVFHGRGNTGAGTEAFSGLDALPAIVAYGNGVIGTGDGDRQAWEGAPYSAPGVDDVAYTNDLLDTLESELCVDPRRVYATGKSNGAGFTGILACELSDRIAAIAPVAAALYGTGHPDCDPERPVPVISFHGTQDATIPYDGDADRGLPAIQDWVGGWVERNDCRVRPRVEETAFDVTTSSWTRCDDGAEVTHVAVLGGGHTWPGEDSYSGGGYATHSIEAHEVMWDFLRDERLPTRFVCERAGLGVSS; this is encoded by the coding sequence ATGTCAACGACGACAGCATCACCCGCCCACGCCGGCCCCGGAGGTGCCAGACGCCGGCCCGGCCGCCGTGCGGCGCTGCTCACCGCCCTGGCGCTGGCGGTCCCCGGCCTGGCCGGACCCATCGGCGCCACCTCGGCGTCCGCGATACCCGTGCTGCCCGACGCCGCGACATCGCCGTCGGGCAGCACGATCCAGGCCCTCGGCCGGTCCGAGGGCTGCGGGACCGACCCGGGCCAGGAGCCCGGGAGCAGCGTGCTGCGCACGCTGACCAGCGACGGGCGCGAGCGCACCGTCCAGCTGCACCTGCCCGACGGGTACCGCAGCGACCGCGCCTGGCCCGTCGTGCTGGTGTTCCACGGCCGCGGCAACACGGGCGCCGGCACCGAGGCGTTCTCGGGGCTGGACGCCCTGCCCGCGATCGTGGCCTACGGCAACGGCGTGATCGGCACCGGCGACGGCGACCGGCAGGCCTGGGAGGGCGCGCCCTACTCGGCGCCCGGGGTCGACGACGTCGCCTACACGAACGACCTGCTGGACACGCTCGAGTCCGAGCTGTGCGTGGACCCGCGGCGCGTGTACGCGACCGGCAAGTCCAACGGCGCGGGCTTCACCGGGATCCTCGCGTGCGAGCTCTCCGACCGGATCGCGGCGATCGCACCGGTCGCGGCCGCGCTCTACGGCACCGGGCACCCGGACTGCGACCCGGAACGTCCCGTGCCGGTGATCAGCTTCCATGGCACGCAGGACGCCACCATCCCGTACGACGGCGACGCCGATCGCGGGCTGCCGGCCATCCAGGACTGGGTCGGCGGCTGGGTCGAGCGCAACGACTGCCGCGTGCGGCCGCGGGTCGAGGAGACGGCGTTCGACGTGACCACGTCGAGCTGGACCCGCTGCGACGACGGCGCCGAGGTGACGCACGTGGCGGTGCTCGGCGGCGGCCACACCTGGCCGGGGGAGGACAGCTACTCCGGCGGCGGGTACGCCACGCACAGCATCGAGGCCCACGAGGTGATGTGGGACTTCCTGCGCGACGAGCGGCTGCCCACCCGGTTCGTCTGCGAGCGCGCTGGGCTGGGGGTGTCGTCATGA
- a CDS encoding creatininase family protein, with translation MTAPDRLAEMTTLEAADAVGRGTIVLIPAGALEQHGPGMALGTDLVRAEAVVAEVASNLAGRVVVGPSIPVGVSPHHMAFPGTVTLTTGTFAAVVREYVTSLHRHGWTRFLVVTGHGGNNATLTTVAQDLLVSHPGIQLAWSPLTALAGDAVAAMRPSAVSGHSGEAETAQMLHIAPHLVHTDRLEPGTTTPDQLDDVSRTARHHAQPALTLPYDRLSPNGVLGDPRRATAEDGAAIVKAVVGRITNFLEEWLAA, from the coding sequence GTGACCGCGCCGGACCGCCTCGCGGAGATGACCACCCTGGAGGCCGCGGACGCCGTCGGGCGGGGCACGATCGTGCTGATCCCCGCGGGCGCGCTGGAGCAGCACGGCCCGGGCATGGCGCTCGGTACCGACCTGGTGCGGGCCGAGGCCGTGGTGGCCGAGGTCGCCTCGAACCTGGCCGGCCGGGTGGTGGTCGGGCCGTCGATCCCCGTGGGGGTCTCCCCGCACCACATGGCGTTCCCCGGCACGGTGACCCTGACGACGGGCACGTTCGCCGCCGTCGTGCGCGAGTACGTGACGAGCCTGCACCGGCACGGCTGGACCCGGTTCCTGGTGGTCACCGGGCATGGCGGCAACAACGCGACGCTGACCACGGTGGCGCAGGACCTGCTTGTCTCGCACCCGGGGATCCAGCTCGCGTGGTCGCCCCTGACCGCGCTGGCGGGTGACGCCGTGGCCGCCATGCGGCCGAGCGCGGTGTCCGGGCACTCGGGTGAGGCCGAGACCGCGCAGATGCTGCACATCGCACCGCACCTGGTGCACACCGACCGCCTCGAGCCGGGCACCACCACCCCGGACCAGCTCGACGACGTCTCCCGGACGGCGCGCCACCACGCGCAGCCCGCGCTCACCCTCCCGTACGACCGGCTCAGCCCCAACGGTGTGCTCGGCGACCCCCGCCGCGCCACCGCGGAGGACGGCGCCGCGATCGTGAAGGCCGTCGTCGGCCGGATCACGAACTTTCTGGAGGAGTGGCTAGCCGCGTAG
- a CDS encoding FadR/GntR family transcriptional regulator: protein MTQGRASFSEQLADDIVQLIRSESLGPGDVLESSRDLAKRFAVTTPTVREALRRLEATGVVELRHGSGTYIGPGLERSVLANPHRPHITRSSVIELVQARLVIEPGIAALAASARDAGGLQRLEAATATALQPPVHGHRPALNFHVELAAASGNGLLRETVEALLHVRATEQTEIRFRYDDRQRDHAEHLEILGAVRDGDGAAAERLTRAHLTTIRESLEAADFDDAGTAGAVGQEAP from the coding sequence ATGACTCAAGGTAGAGCCTCCTTCTCCGAGCAGCTCGCGGACGACATAGTCCAGCTGATCCGCTCCGAGAGCCTCGGACCGGGCGACGTGCTCGAGTCCTCCCGCGACCTGGCCAAGCGGTTCGCCGTCACTACCCCGACCGTCCGGGAGGCCCTGCGCCGGCTGGAGGCCACCGGCGTGGTCGAGCTGCGGCACGGCTCGGGCACCTACATCGGGCCGGGCCTGGAGCGGTCGGTGCTGGCCAACCCGCACCGGCCGCACATCACCCGCTCGTCGGTGATCGAGCTCGTCCAGGCCCGCCTGGTCATCGAGCCCGGGATCGCCGCCCTGGCCGCGAGCGCCCGCGACGCCGGGGGGCTGCAGCGTCTGGAGGCCGCAACGGCCACGGCGCTGCAGCCCCCGGTGCACGGCCATCGCCCGGCGCTGAACTTCCACGTGGAGCTGGCCGCGGCGTCGGGCAACGGCCTGCTGCGCGAGACCGTCGAGGCGCTGCTGCACGTGCGTGCCACCGAACAGACGGAGATCCGGTTCCGGTACGACGACCGGCAGCGGGACCATGCCGAGCACCTGGAGATCCTCGGTGCGGTGCGCGACGGCGACGGCGCGGCCGCCGAGCGGTTGACGCGGGCGCACCTGACGACCATCCGGGAGTCGCTGGAGGCGGCTGACTTCGATGACGCCGGCACCGCGGGCGCCGTCGGGCAGGAGGCACCGTGA
- a CDS encoding FAD-dependent monooxygenase translates to MTHVLISGASVAGPALAFWLRRYGVDVTVVERAPGPRPGGQGIDVRGAARTVLDRMGIIDQVRAAHTGVRGLAYLDAAGRRRAEMPAELFGHSGGVIADIEILRGDLMRIIMDATEGVEYVYDDTITALEQLSDSVAVTFERSAPRRFDAVVGADGVFSTTRRLAFAGAWRAVDSGYHRAVFTAEPAHAAGRDSWGLDGWELMYSMPKGNGVGGRNVLLYPAHGGARGMVHFAGAPVDHDRRDIAGQKRIVADVLAGEGWEVPRLLDAMWRADDFYFDRHVKIEVESWHRGRVALLGDACTAGSAGMGTSLALVGAYVLAGELARADGDPAAAFAAYEAKVRPYAALNMKQIPGGARGFLPPTRFELQARMATMVVLLKTPVAKLMMGGLDKAVDSIDLPDYSLSLDGRFIK, encoded by the coding sequence ATGACCCACGTCCTCATCTCCGGCGCCAGCGTCGCCGGACCCGCCCTCGCCTTCTGGCTCCGCCGCTACGGCGTCGACGTGACGGTCGTCGAGCGCGCGCCCGGACCCAGGCCGGGTGGCCAGGGCATCGACGTGCGCGGCGCCGCCCGGACCGTCCTGGACCGGATGGGCATCATCGACCAGGTGCGCGCCGCCCACACCGGGGTGCGCGGGCTCGCCTACCTCGACGCGGCAGGCCGGCGCCGGGCCGAGATGCCGGCCGAGCTGTTCGGCCACTCCGGCGGCGTGATCGCCGACATCGAGATCCTCCGCGGCGACCTGATGCGGATCATCATGGACGCCACCGAGGGGGTGGAGTACGTCTATGACGACACGATCACGGCGCTCGAGCAGCTGTCCGACAGCGTAGCGGTCACCTTCGAGCGGTCCGCACCCCGGCGGTTCGACGCCGTCGTCGGGGCGGACGGCGTCTTCTCGACCACGCGCCGCCTGGCCTTCGCCGGCGCGTGGCGCGCCGTCGACTCCGGGTACCACCGGGCCGTGTTCACCGCCGAGCCGGCGCACGCGGCCGGGCGCGACTCCTGGGGCCTGGACGGCTGGGAGCTGATGTACTCGATGCCGAAGGGCAACGGCGTCGGCGGGCGCAACGTCCTGCTGTACCCGGCGCACGGCGGCGCGCGCGGGATGGTGCACTTCGCGGGCGCTCCGGTGGACCACGACCGGCGCGACATCGCCGGGCAGAAGCGGATAGTCGCCGACGTCCTGGCCGGCGAGGGCTGGGAGGTGCCGCGCCTGCTGGACGCCATGTGGCGCGCCGACGACTTCTACTTCGACCGGCACGTGAAGATCGAGGTGGAGTCGTGGCACCGCGGGCGGGTCGCGCTCCTGGGGGACGCCTGCACGGCGGGCTCGGCGGGGATGGGCACCTCGCTGGCGCTGGTGGGGGCGTACGTGCTGGCCGGCGAGCTCGCCCGGGCCGACGGCGACCCCGCGGCCGCCTTCGCCGCGTACGAGGCGAAGGTGCGCCCGTATGCCGCGCTGAACATGAAGCAGATCCCGGGCGGCGCGCGCGGATTCCTGCCGCCGACGAGGTTCGAGCTCCAGGCTCGCATGGCGACGATGGTGGTGCTGCTCAAGACCCCGGTGGCCAAGCTGATGATGGGCGGCCTGGACAAGGCGGTGGACTCGATCGACCTCCCGGACTACTCCCTCAGCCTTGACGGGAGATTCATCAAGTGA
- a CDS encoding GntR family transcriptional regulator, which produces MTTTAERIADQIRARIRSGELAVGEPVPSTRRIVADHGVAMATASRVLEALRRDGLVEVRRGVGTVVAAGAASAGGAANAPTVDDVVRLAMATADAEGLGGLSVRRIATDLGIPTMSLYRYVRGREELLTRMLDTVYAESPLPDPLPDGWRARAETCARTLWGAFQLHPWAAHVMSMTRPQVVPHGLAHTEAMLGAFDGIPGRPLDIDTRMHLAVSVFQLVRGLGVSIEPAVLARRDDGLTDEEWMDRTLPDLKAAADRRKFPHLAVATATEVDLTLDSLFEFGLARLLDGYAAFLGDQKGLPHVR; this is translated from the coding sequence ATGACCACCACCGCCGAGCGGATCGCCGATCAGATCCGCGCCCGCATCCGGTCGGGCGAGCTCGCCGTTGGCGAGCCCGTCCCGTCCACGCGCCGCATCGTGGCCGACCACGGCGTCGCGATGGCGACGGCGAGCCGGGTCCTGGAGGCGCTGCGCCGCGACGGGCTCGTCGAGGTGCGCCGCGGGGTCGGCACGGTCGTCGCCGCGGGGGCCGCGAGCGCCGGTGGGGCCGCGAATGCCCCGACCGTCGACGACGTCGTGCGCCTGGCCATGGCGACCGCCGACGCCGAGGGGCTGGGCGGGCTGTCCGTGCGGCGGATCGCTACCGACCTGGGCATCCCCACGATGTCGCTCTACCGCTATGTGCGGGGCCGCGAGGAGCTGCTGACCCGCATGCTCGACACCGTGTACGCCGAGTCGCCGCTTCCCGATCCGCTGCCCGACGGCTGGCGGGCCCGCGCCGAGACCTGCGCCCGCACCCTGTGGGGCGCGTTCCAGCTCCACCCGTGGGCGGCGCACGTCATGTCGATGACGCGGCCGCAGGTGGTGCCGCACGGGCTGGCGCACACGGAGGCGATGCTGGGCGCGTTCGACGGGATCCCGGGCCGGCCCCTCGACATCGACACCCGCATGCACCTGGCGGTCTCCGTCTTCCAGCTCGTGCGCGGCCTCGGCGTGAGCATCGAGCCCGCGGTGCTGGCCCGGCGGGACGACGGCCTGACCGACGAGGAGTGGATGGACCGGACCCTGCCCGACCTGAAGGCCGCCGCAGACCGGCGCAAGTTCCCGCACCTCGCCGTGGCGACGGCGACCGAGGTGGACCTCACCCTCGACTCGCTCTTCGAGTTCGGCCTGGCCCGCCTCCTGGACGGCTACGCGGCGTTCCTCGGCGACCAGAAGGGCCTGCCGCACGTCCGCTGA
- a CDS encoding DUF2277 domain-containing protein, translating to MCRNITTLRGLEPAATDEEITAAALQFVRKVTGVTMVSDATREPVERATAEISEIVTRLLDALPERRQPPKNVPPLRRPEVQARIAQRIKDREEHERMHELGIAHSH from the coding sequence ATGTGCCGAAACATCACCACGCTGCGCGGGCTCGAGCCCGCGGCCACCGACGAGGAGATCACCGCCGCGGCCCTGCAGTTCGTGCGCAAGGTCACGGGCGTGACAATGGTGAGCGACGCCACGCGCGAGCCGGTCGAGCGGGCCACCGCCGAGATCTCGGAGATCGTGACGCGCCTGCTCGACGCGCTGCCGGAGCGCCGTCAGCCGCCTAAGAACGTGCCGCCGCTGCGCCGACCTGAGGTGCAGGCGCGGATCGCGCAACGCATCAAGGACCGCGAGGAGCACGAGCGCATGCACGAGTTAGGCATCGCACACTCGCACTGA
- a CDS encoding cystathionine beta-synthase, with translation MQYANSVVELVGNTPLVRLHRVTEGVTSATVLVKLEYVNPGGSSKDRIAGRIIEAAEREGKLLPGGTIVEPTSGNTGVGLALVAQQRGYRCVFVLPDKVGEDKRNVLTAYGAEVVVTPTAVAPDSPESYYSVSDRLVREIPGAFKPDQYSNPNGPRSHYETTGPEIWRDTEGKVTHFVAGVGTGGTITGTGRYLREISGDRVRIVGADPEGSVYSGGTGRPYLVEGVGEDFWPTAYDPSVPHEVIAVSDAESFAMTRRLAREEGILVGGSSGMAVVAALRAARDLGPDDVVVVLLPDGGRGYLGKIFNDTWMRSYGFSPAIEDHTVADVLAAKADRTPALLYVHKTDTVRDAIDRMTRSGVSQLLVLTAEPPVVLGEIAGAVHEDELLDGVFAGKVNLSDEVGGLIGRSLSLVGVNEPVGTLRAALAGETALLVTDGGKALGVVSRSDLLEYLAV, from the coding sequence GTGCAGTACGCCAATTCTGTCGTTGAGCTTGTCGGCAACACGCCCCTCGTCCGGCTCCACCGGGTGACCGAGGGCGTGACCAGCGCGACCGTGCTCGTCAAGCTCGAGTACGTGAACCCGGGCGGCTCCTCGAAGGACCGCATAGCGGGCCGCATCATCGAGGCCGCCGAGCGCGAGGGCAAGCTCCTCCCGGGCGGCACCATCGTCGAGCCCACGTCGGGCAACACCGGCGTCGGCCTCGCCCTGGTCGCCCAGCAGCGGGGCTACCGCTGCGTATTCGTGCTGCCGGACAAGGTGGGCGAGGACAAGCGCAACGTCCTGACGGCGTACGGCGCCGAGGTGGTGGTGACGCCCACCGCCGTCGCACCGGACAGCCCCGAGTCGTACTACTCGGTGAGCGACCGCCTGGTCCGTGAGATCCCCGGCGCCTTCAAGCCCGACCAGTACTCCAACCCCAACGGGCCGCGCTCGCACTACGAGACCACCGGCCCCGAGATCTGGCGGGACACCGAGGGCAAGGTGACGCACTTCGTCGCCGGCGTCGGCACGGGCGGCACCATCACGGGCACCGGCCGCTACCTGCGCGAGATCTCCGGCGACCGGGTGCGGATCGTCGGCGCCGACCCCGAGGGGTCGGTCTACTCGGGCGGCACCGGCCGCCCGTACCTCGTCGAGGGCGTCGGCGAGGACTTCTGGCCCACCGCGTACGACCCGAGCGTGCCCCACGAGGTCATCGCGGTCAGCGACGCCGAGTCGTTCGCCATGACCCGGCGCCTGGCCCGCGAGGAGGGCATCCTCGTGGGCGGGTCGAGCGGCATGGCAGTCGTCGCAGCCCTGCGGGCCGCGCGCGACCTCGGTCCCGACGACGTGGTGGTGGTCCTGCTGCCCGACGGCGGCCGGGGTTACCTCGGCAAGATCTTCAACGACACCTGGATGCGGTCCTACGGTTTCTCCCCCGCCATCGAGGACCACACCGTCGCCGACGTGCTGGCCGCCAAGGCGGACCGCACCCCGGCGCTGCTCTACGTGCACAAGACCGACACCGTGCGCGACGCGATCGACCGGATGACCCGCTCCGGCGTCTCCCAGCTGCTCGTGCTCACCGCGGAACCGCCAGTGGTGCTCGGCGAGATCGCGGGCGCGGTGCACGAGGACGAGCTGCTCGACGGCGTGTTCGCGGGCAAGGTGAACCTCTCCGACGAGGTGGGCGGGCTCATCGGCCGGTCCCTGTCGCTCGTCGGCGTCAACGAGCCCGTCGGGACGCTGCGCGCGGCGCTCGCCGGCGAGACAGCTCTGCTCGTGACCGACGGCGGCAAGGCGCTCGGCGTGGTCTCCCGCTCCGACCTGCTCGAATACCTCGCGGTCTGA
- a CDS encoding cystathionine gamma-synthase: MNDARPSRFDTLAIHAGQQPDPTTGDAIPAIHVTSTYAQDGIGGLRGGYEYSRGGNPTRTSLEEQLAAIEGGAQGISFASGLAAEDALLRATLAPGDHVLVPNDVYGGTHRLVRTIHGKSGIEHTTVDTADLDAVRAAVRPESKILWVETPSNPLMKISDIPALAQLAHDAGLLLVVDNTFASPALQRPLDLGADVVVHSTTKYLGGHSDVVGGAVVVANGADELAEQVRYVQFAAGAVSSPFDAFLTTRGIKTLSVRMQRHSETAQTLAERLVHHPAVARVLYPGLPDHPGHKIAAHQMSRFGGMISLDLAGGEQAARTFAESTQVFLLAESLGGVESLVNYPSEMTHASVRGTEAEVPPSIVRLSVGLEDVTDLLDDVLQALDRIPR, encoded by the coding sequence ATGAACGACGCACGACCGAGCCGGTTCGACACGCTCGCCATCCACGCGGGACAGCAGCCCGACCCCACCACCGGCGACGCGATCCCCGCGATCCACGTCACCTCCACCTACGCGCAGGACGGCATCGGGGGGCTGCGGGGCGGGTACGAGTACTCGCGCGGCGGCAACCCCACACGCACGTCGCTCGAGGAGCAGCTAGCCGCGATCGAGGGCGGCGCCCAGGGCATCTCGTTCGCCTCGGGCCTGGCCGCGGAGGACGCCCTCCTGCGGGCGACGCTCGCGCCGGGCGACCACGTGCTCGTGCCGAACGACGTCTACGGCGGCACGCACCGCCTGGTGCGCACCATCCACGGGAAGTCGGGCATCGAGCACACGACCGTCGACACCGCCGACCTCGACGCCGTGCGCGCGGCCGTGCGGCCCGAGTCGAAGATCCTGTGGGTCGAGACGCCGTCGAACCCGCTGATGAAGATCAGCGACATCCCCGCGCTGGCCCAGCTGGCGCACGACGCCGGCCTGCTCCTGGTCGTCGACAACACGTTCGCCTCGCCGGCGCTCCAGCGCCCGCTGGACCTCGGCGCGGACGTCGTCGTGCACTCCACCACCAAGTACCTCGGCGGGCACTCCGACGTCGTCGGCGGGGCCGTCGTGGTGGCGAACGGCGCCGACGAGCTCGCGGAGCAGGTGCGCTACGTGCAGTTCGCCGCGGGCGCCGTCTCCAGCCCGTTCGACGCGTTCCTCACCACGCGCGGCATCAAGACGCTCTCGGTGCGGATGCAGCGCCACTCGGAGACCGCCCAGACGCTCGCCGAGCGCCTGGTGCATCACCCGGCCGTGGCCCGCGTGCTCTACCCCGGCCTGCCCGACCACCCCGGGCACAAGATCGCGGCGCACCAGATGTCGCGGTTCGGCGGCATGATCTCGCTCGACCTCGCGGGCGGGGAGCAGGCGGCGCGCACGTTCGCCGAGTCGACGCAGGTCTTCCTGCTGGCCGAGTCGCTCGGCGGTGTCGAGTCGCTGGTCAACTACCCGAGCGAGATGACGCACGCCTCGGTGCGCGGCACGGAGGCCGAGGTGCCGCCGTCGATCGTCCGCCTCTCGGTGGGTCTGGAAGACGTGACGGACCTGCTGGACGACGTCCTCCAGGCCCTGGACCGCATCCCCCGCTGA